The following proteins come from a genomic window of Bacteroidales bacterium:
- a CDS encoding triosephosphate isomerase: LAYEPVWAIGTGKTATPEEGQEMHKFIRQLIRDNFSDDAAENTSVLYGGSCKPSNSEELFKQPDIDGGLIGGASLKSKDFVELTKTFS, translated from the coding sequence CTGGCCTACGAACCGGTTTGGGCAATAGGAACCGGCAAAACGGCAACGCCTGAAGAAGGGCAGGAAATGCACAAATTCATCCGGCAACTCATCAGGGACAATTTTAGCGATGATGCTGCAGAAAATACTTCCGTTTTATATGGTGGTAGCTGCAAACCGTCAAACTCCGAAGAACTTTTCAAACAGCCGGATATTGACGGCGGGCTAATAGGCGGAGCATCCCTCAAATCAAAAGATTTTGTTGAATTAACCAAAACTTTCAGCTAA